In bacterium, the sequence AGCCTGTTGCAGAGGAGACAATTACAGGTCTTTCCCTGGCAAGGAGGATTTGCCTTGTAGCTATAGTTTCACCACAACCTGCACAAGCCCTATGTCCAGATGAAATGCCCTCCTTCTTTTTTGATAAAGATTTTAATGTAATGGGAGTCATAAAAATAGTTTAACAACAAAAAAATTTTATTGTCAAGTCATTTTCGCCAAAAATTTTCTCTCCATATCAAAACCTCAAGTAATTGCCCCATAATACATATATTATCCTAAGTTTTGTAGTGCCGACTATCAAAAAATCCCTTGACATATTTGGAATTAAAGTATAAAATGGTAGTGATAATCATGTATATAAGAAAGACTGTAAGAGAAAAAAATGGTAAGAGGTATGAGTATTGGCGAATTGTTGTGTCTTTTAGGGATAAAAAGGGAAGGGTTCTGCAAAAGACTATTCGTAATTTGGGAAGGCTCAGAGATGAAGAAGTATTGAAGTGGAAGCTACTTCTCTCTTTTAAGTCGCTTGAGGAGATTGTAATAGCAAGATGGGAAGATATCAAAATTAAATCTATTCGTGAGGGGATTTCAGTTGCTATACTTGATGGTTTATGGAAATATTGGGGGCTTTTTGATTTAATAAATTCTCTTTTAGATAAAGGAGCTCAAAATGTTGCGGAAGCTCTCACCATCAATAGATGCGTTCATCCTAATAGTGATTATAAAGTCAGTAACTGGTATAATAAGACACTCCTCCCTTTCATTCAGGCTAAGGATGGAATTAATCCGACAGAGATTTACCGGACATTGGATAAAATTTTAGAGATTGAAGGTAAGATTCAGGTTCATCTTTATAAAAGGATAAAGGATTTAGGGTTAGACGAATTCAATTTAGTATTTTATGACCTTACCTCTACTTATTTTGAGGGTAATGGACCTGATTTAGCTGGTTTTGGGCATTCAAGAGACCATAGAAACGATAGGAGGCAAATTATATTAGCGATAGCAGTTACAAAGAAAGGATTTCCATTTTGGTGGAAGATATTTAAGGGCAACACAATGGATTCTGTGACTTTAATTGAAATAGTTAGCTCCTTAAAGGAACAATTTAATTTAAGTGAATGTG encodes:
- a CDS encoding IS1634 family transposase, with the translated sequence MVVIIMYIRKTVREKNGKRYEYWRIVVSFRDKKGRVLQKTIRNLGRLRDEEVLKWKLLLSFKSLEEIVIARWEDIKIKSIREGISVAILDGLWKYWGLFDLINSLLDKGAQNVAEALTINRCVHPNSDYKVSNWYNKTLLPFIQAKDGINPTEIYRTLDKILEIEGKIQVHLYKRIKDLGLDEFNLVFYDLTSTYFEGNGPDLAGFGHSRDHRNDRRQIILAIAVTKKGFPFWWKIFKGNTMDSVTLIEIVSSLKEQFNLSECALVVDKGLITIWLFTEYGANIIS